A DNA window from Leptolyngbya sp. KIOST-1 contains the following coding sequences:
- the rfbA gene encoding glucose-1-phosphate thymidylyltransferase RfbA — translation MKGIILAGGTGSRLYPLTLTVNKQLMPVYDKPMIYYPLSVLMLAGIQEILIISTPDSLPLFRQLLQDGSQWGLQFSYMEQGYPGGVAEAFILGKSFVDGDPVCLVLGDNILYGDGLGGILQKAAQLDQGAFVFGYPVSDPQHYGVLELDQSGRVIGFEEKPKSPKSSYAVPGIYFYDSKVCELAATIKPSYRGELEITDLNQRYLELGQLQAELLGRGYAWLDTGTHKTLHQASSFIQTLEERQGLKIACVEEIAYQKGYISAEQLYRLASPLAKSNYGAYLLQLLDMPTPLLLDAGASHSLAVCI, via the coding sequence ATGAAAGGAATTATCTTAGCAGGTGGAACAGGCAGCCGTCTTTATCCGCTGACACTGACAGTTAATAAGCAGCTTATGCCGGTATACGATAAACCGATGATCTACTACCCACTGTCGGTATTGATGTTGGCTGGTATTCAGGAAATTTTGATTATTTCGACTCCTGACTCATTACCCCTCTTTCGTCAGTTACTTCAGGATGGAAGCCAATGGGGGTTACAGTTTAGCTATATGGAGCAGGGATATCCAGGCGGAGTCGCAGAGGCCTTCATTTTAGGTAAATCCTTTGTGGATGGCGACCCAGTTTGTTTGGTTCTTGGAGATAATATCCTATACGGCGATGGTCTAGGTGGAATCTTACAGAAAGCTGCCCAGCTTGACCAAGGGGCATTTGTTTTTGGTTATCCAGTCTCTGACCCGCAACATTATGGTGTGCTTGAGCTTGATCAGAGTGGTCGAGTCATTGGATTTGAAGAAAAACCAAAGAGTCCAAAGTCTTCTTACGCTGTGCCTGGAATTTACTTTTATGACTCCAAAGTCTGCGAACTGGCCGCTACTATCAAACCATCCTATCGAGGCGAGTTAGAAATTACAGATCTTAATCAGCGATATCTTGAATTAGGCCAGCTTCAGGCCGAACTCTTAGGACGAGGTTATGCCTGGTTGGATACCGGTACTCATAAGACACTTCATCAAGCTTCAAGCTTTATTCAAACATTGGAAGAACGCCAGGGACTAAAAATTGCTTGTGTTGAAGAGATTGCCTATCAGAAAGGCTATATTTCCGCTGAGCAACTCTATCGCCTAGCTAGTCCCCTTGCAAAAAGTAACTATGGGGCCTATCTCTTGCAGCTTTTAGATATGCCTACTCCATTACTTCTCGATGCAGGTGCCAGTCATAGCTTAGCAGTGTGTATCTAA
- a CDS encoding NAD-dependent epimerase/dehydratase family protein yields the protein MEEIHFKGRKVLITGGLGFIGSNLARRLVHLGAEVVIVDSLIPQYGGNLFNISDIQDKISINVSDVRDEHSFRNLVQGKDYLFNLAAQTSHLDSMNDPYTDLEINCRAQLSILEACRQYNPTVRVVFTSTRQLYGKPDYLPVDEKHLLRPVDVNGINKMAGEWYHILYNNVYGIRSTALRLTNTYGPGMRVKDTRQTFLGIWIRLLLEGKPFEVWGGEQLRDYTYVDDVVDALLMAAVSEKAAGKIYNLGGDCVISLQGTAKTMVEANGGGEYVVREFPAERKRIDIGDYFSDYKLFQLDLGWTPKVSLLDGLTNTLNFYRKNLEHYL from the coding sequence ATGGAAGAAATTCACTTTAAAGGGCGGAAAGTCCTAATTACTGGTGGTTTGGGTTTTATTGGCAGTAATCTGGCTCGAAGATTAGTCCATTTAGGGGCTGAGGTTGTCATTGTAGACAGCTTGATTCCTCAGTATGGCGGCAACCTCTTCAATATCTCTGACATTCAAGACAAAATTTCAATTAATGTCTCTGATGTTCGTGATGAACACAGTTTTCGCAACCTGGTGCAGGGGAAGGACTACCTCTTCAACCTGGCCGCTCAGACCAGCCATCTAGACTCGATGAACGATCCTTACACCGATCTGGAGATCAACTGCCGAGCCCAACTCTCGATCCTTGAAGCCTGCCGTCAGTACAACCCCACCGTTCGAGTGGTGTTCACTAGTACGCGTCAGCTATACGGCAAGCCCGACTACCTGCCAGTAGATGAGAAGCATCTGCTCCGTCCTGTGGACGTCAACGGTATCAACAAGATGGCTGGTGAGTGGTACCACATTCTTTACAACAATGTTTACGGTATTCGCTCTACCGCCTTGCGGCTGACTAATACCTACGGTCCAGGTATGCGAGTTAAGGATACACGGCAGACCTTTTTAGGGATTTGGATTCGCCTTTTGCTTGAAGGTAAACCCTTTGAAGTTTGGGGTGGAGAACAGTTAAGAGACTATACCTATGTTGACGATGTCGTTGACGCCCTTTTAATGGCAGCCGTTAGTGAAAAAGCAGCAGGCAAAATCTACAACCTGGGAGGAGATTGTGTCATCTCTCTCCAAGGCACTGCTAAGACTATGGTTGAGGCCAACGGGGGCGGCGAATATGTTGTTCGTGAATTTCCAGCTGAGCGGAAACGAATTGATATTGGGGATTATTTTAGCGACTATAAGCTCTTTCAGCTAGATCTGGGGTGGACCCCCAAAGTATCTCTGCTTGATGGTTTGACCAATACGCTGAATTTCTATCGAAAGAATTTGGAGCATTATCTATGA
- a CDS encoding DegT/DnrJ/EryC1/StrS family aminotransferase: MNTIEQTEPILQTNPKASYLAHKAEIDQAIQRVLESGYYILGEEVEAFEQEYAAYIGVNYAIGVANGTDAIEIALKACGVTTGDVVITVSHTAVATVSAIERTGATPLLVDVDPVTYTMDVNHLQAAIAQVHQNPTLGRLKAIVPVHIYGHPVNMPAIMEIADRHGLFVIEDCAQAHGALLNGRKIGSWGNLAAFSLYPTKNLGALGDGGVVVTNDTHLANEVSVLRQYGWRQRYISDIPGINSRLDPIQAAILRVKLRYLDEDNGKRQWVAQQYSQLLADLPLRLPQLKGDVSHVYHQYVLRTPERDSLKAFLDSEKIGTAIHYPAPVHLQPAYYSKLPVGNGGLHVTELICKEVLSLPMHPHLTQGQVTQIIQAITGWRQQAKKLPNLKQDLLQPIA, translated from the coding sequence ATGAACACTATAGAACAGACTGAACCTATTCTTCAAACTAATCCTAAAGCGAGCTATCTAGCTCATAAAGCAGAAATTGATCAGGCTATTCAACGGGTTCTGGAGAGTGGCTACTATATTTTGGGCGAGGAGGTCGAAGCCTTTGAGCAGGAGTATGCCGCCTATATTGGAGTCAATTATGCCATTGGAGTCGCTAACGGTACCGACGCCATTGAGATTGCTCTAAAAGCCTGTGGGGTGACGACTGGTGATGTGGTGATTACGGTGTCGCACACGGCTGTGGCAACGGTCTCTGCCATTGAGCGTACCGGGGCGACGCCGCTGCTGGTGGACGTCGATCCCGTAACCTACACCATGGATGTGAACCATTTGCAGGCAGCGATTGCCCAGGTTCACCAAAACCCAACCCTGGGGCGATTGAAAGCCATTGTGCCAGTGCATATCTACGGTCATCCGGTAAATATGCCAGCCATTATGGAGATTGCAGACCGCCATGGCCTGTTTGTCATTGAGGACTGTGCTCAGGCCCACGGGGCTCTGTTGAACGGGCGCAAGATCGGTTCTTGGGGGAATCTTGCGGCTTTTAGCCTATATCCCACCAAAAATCTAGGGGCTTTGGGAGACGGTGGGGTTGTCGTGACCAACGATACCCATCTCGCGAATGAAGTTTCGGTGCTTCGTCAGTATGGCTGGCGGCAGCGCTACATCAGCGATATCCCCGGCATTAATTCGCGCCTTGATCCCATACAGGCGGCAATTCTACGGGTTAAGCTGCGCTATCTAGACGAGGACAATGGCAAGCGGCAATGGGTCGCACAACAGTACAGTCAGCTACTAGCTGATCTGCCGCTCCGGCTTCCTCAGCTTAAAGGCGACGTTTCTCATGTTTACCACCAATACGTTTTACGCACTCCCGAACGAGACAGTCTGAAAGCGTTTTTAGACAGTGAAAAAATCGGGACTGCTATTCATTACCCTGCTCCTGTACACCTACAACCCGCCTATTACTCTAAACTTCCCGTTGGGAATGGTGGCTTGCATGTAACAGAGCTAATTTGCAAAGAAGTTCTGAGCTTGCCAATGCATCCCCATTTAACCCAAGGGCAGGTGACACAAATCATCCAAGCAATTACTGGGTGGCGACAACAGGCTAAGAAACTACCTAATTTAAAGCAAGATTTGCTGCAACCAATAGCTTAG
- a CDS encoding glycosyltransferase family 4 protein: MKVIIAAENASMSMSGESALPLYYFDRFRENHLDVWMVCHARVRDELRKRYLDEKVFQKIYFVEDSSLQVFLWKIGHFLPFRIQDMFIGSLIHLITQSQIRKIVRQLVATFEIQVVYSSTPIAAKTPSFMYRVGAPVIIGPMCGGLDFPPTFRKLDPLPIRLSFKVGRALADVLNRLIPGKLQAAALLVANDRTAKALPSGYRGKLYEVVESGVDLSLWPPSERPEPHPDRPTRFVYMARFVEQKGIPFLVEAFKQVAERTNSVLELIGSGELMEETQAQVAALGIQDKVNFYGWLPLDKAEELMRECDVYMVPAIRDCGGCAMLEAMAIGMPVIAANWAGPGDYADDTCGIRVDLNSKEEFVDGLAAAMIRLAESPELRQQMGKASIERVKGNYFDWDAKVKRIIEIFEEVVAHQPQYRGKSFDTPITKAGEMIGLSTELPNQAKAKLNKSPISPSV; this comes from the coding sequence ATGAAAGTAATTATTGCAGCTGAAAATGCGTCAATGTCGATGAGTGGAGAATCAGCACTGCCACTTTACTATTTTGATCGCTTCCGAGAAAACCATCTGGATGTTTGGATGGTTTGTCATGCCAGGGTTCGCGATGAACTGCGAAAGCGTTACTTGGATGAAAAGGTTTTTCAAAAAATCTATTTTGTTGAAGACAGTTCACTTCAGGTTTTTCTGTGGAAAATTGGCCATTTTCTGCCTTTTCGCATTCAGGATATGTTTATCGGGTCGCTGATACATCTCATTACCCAGAGCCAAATCAGAAAAATTGTGAGGCAACTGGTAGCAACGTTTGAGATTCAGGTCGTTTACTCGTCCACGCCAATTGCGGCCAAAACCCCTAGCTTTATGTACAGGGTTGGTGCGCCTGTGATAATTGGCCCCATGTGCGGGGGATTAGATTTTCCCCCAACATTTCGGAAGCTAGATCCTCTCCCCATTCGGCTCTCGTTTAAGGTAGGTCGCGCTCTGGCTGACGTATTAAATCGGCTGATTCCCGGCAAGCTACAGGCTGCTGCTTTGCTAGTTGCCAATGACCGCACGGCCAAGGCTTTACCGTCTGGATATCGAGGCAAGCTTTATGAGGTCGTGGAAAGCGGGGTAGATCTGTCCCTCTGGCCGCCGTCTGAGCGCCCTGAGCCCCATCCGGATCGCCCGACTCGGTTTGTCTACATGGCGCGCTTTGTTGAGCAAAAAGGCATTCCCTTTTTGGTGGAGGCTTTTAAGCAAGTTGCGGAACGAACCAACTCGGTGCTCGAGCTGATTGGCAGCGGCGAACTGATGGAGGAGACCCAAGCTCAGGTTGCAGCCCTGGGCATTCAGGACAAGGTCAACTTCTACGGCTGGCTGCCTCTAGACAAGGCAGAGGAATTGATGCGTGAGTGTGATGTCTATATGGTGCCGGCCATTCGAGACTGTGGTGGCTGTGCCATGTTGGAGGCAATGGCGATTGGCATGCCTGTGATTGCCGCCAACTGGGCTGGCCCAGGGGACTATGCAGACGATACTTGCGGCATTCGGGTAGACCTGAACTCAAAAGAGGAGTTTGTCGATGGGTTAGCTGCAGCGATGATTCGCTTGGCTGAGTCTCCTGAGCTGCGGCAGCAAATGGGCAAAGCCAGCATCGAACGGGTGAAAGGCAACTACTTTGATTGGGATGCTAAGGTCAAGCGGATCATTGAGATTTTTGAGGAGGTCGTGGCTCACCAGCCTCAGTACAGAGGAAAAAGTTTTGACACCCCTATAACTAAGGCAGGTGAAATGATTGGTTTGTCGACTGAATTACCTAATCAGGCCAAAGCCAAACTGAATAAAAGCCCAATCTCCCCAAGCGTTTAG
- a CDS encoding MGH1-like glycoside hydrolase domain-containing protein — protein sequence MSAEANRLAETRSQLAPWQKWGPYLSERQWGTVREDYSSDGNAWDYFPHDQARSRAYRWGEDGLGGITDDHNLLCFALALWNGNDPILKERLFGLTNSQGNHGEDVKEYYFYLDSTPTHSYMKYLYKYPQAAYPYEDLVQTNASRSRYELEYELLDTGIFDGDRYFDVFVEYAKADAEDVLIQISVANRGPEAAPLHLLPTLWFRNTWSWRETGEKPVLRALGNGAVQATVTNPVLTPLITDYYFYCDAGVPLLFTENETNQERVFGQPNPSPYVKDGINNYVIDGKTDLVNPEGVGTKVSPHYRLTVGAGETVVVKLRLTKGSPDQVGDPFGAYFDQQFAARQREADEFYATVIPPAIQADGDRANVMRQALAGMMWTKQYFYYDLDLWLRERGVTPWTPVIDKSHVRNSEWFHMMNDDIVSMPDKWEYPWYAAWDLAFHVIPISLIDPDFAKSQLMLMLREDYLHPNGQIPAYEWNFGDVNPPVHAFATWEIYVRDRERNNGVGDLDFLKYAFSKLLINFTWWVNRKDEGGNNIFEGGFLGLDNIGVFDRSSPLPTGGRLEQADGTSWMVFFSQRMFQIAVELALHDPLYEDLAIKFFEHTMWIAGAMDRIGEHEDELWDEEDGFFYDVLRLPDGKALRLKVRSLVGLLSLMAVAVFPQEAFEKLPRFNARAREFIRRHPELCGNVHLPYEPGVRDRLMLSILNETKLRRVLSRMFDEAEFLSDYGIRSLSRHHLEHPYTFYHQGVEYKVGYVPGDSTSGMFGGNSNWRGPIWMPVNLLLLRALLQLYSYYGDDFKMEYPTGSGDYKTLFEITQCISERLVSIFTRDANGRRPVYGGAEKFQNDPHWRDLILFYEYFHGDDGSGIGASHQTGWTGCIARVIQALGYFTPESVLDTISPGNLSTYNQSDL from the coding sequence GTGAGCGCAGAAGCCAACCGCCTTGCAGAGACCCGTTCCCAACTTGCCCCCTGGCAAAAGTGGGGCCCCTACCTGAGCGAGCGCCAGTGGGGCACCGTGCGCGAAGACTACAGCAGCGACGGCAACGCCTGGGACTACTTTCCCCACGACCAGGCGCGATCGCGGGCCTACCGCTGGGGCGAAGACGGCCTCGGCGGCATCACCGACGACCACAACCTGCTGTGCTTTGCCCTGGCCCTGTGGAACGGCAACGACCCCATTCTCAAGGAGCGGCTGTTTGGCCTCACCAACAGCCAGGGCAACCACGGCGAGGACGTGAAGGAGTACTACTTCTACCTGGACAGCACGCCGACCCACTCCTACATGAAGTACCTGTACAAGTACCCCCAGGCGGCCTATCCCTACGAAGACCTGGTGCAGACCAACGCCAGCCGCAGCCGCTACGAGCTGGAGTACGAGCTGCTGGATACGGGCATCTTCGATGGCGATCGCTACTTCGACGTGTTTGTGGAGTACGCCAAGGCCGACGCCGAAGACGTGCTGATTCAGATCAGCGTCGCCAATCGGGGCCCGGAGGCGGCCCCGCTGCACCTGCTGCCCACCCTGTGGTTTCGCAACACCTGGTCCTGGCGAGAGACGGGCGAAAAGCCGGTGCTGCGGGCTCTGGGCAACGGGGCAGTGCAGGCCACTGTCACCAACCCGGTGCTGACCCCGCTGATCACCGACTACTACTTCTACTGCGACGCTGGGGTGCCGCTGTTGTTCACCGAGAACGAAACCAACCAGGAGCGGGTGTTTGGCCAGCCCAACCCCAGCCCCTACGTCAAAGACGGCATCAATAACTACGTGATCGATGGCAAAACTGACCTGGTCAACCCCGAGGGGGTGGGCACCAAGGTCTCGCCCCACTACCGGCTGACGGTGGGGGCCGGGGAGACGGTGGTGGTGAAGCTGCGCCTGACCAAGGGCAGTCCCGACCAGGTGGGCGACCCCTTTGGGGCCTACTTTGACCAGCAGTTTGCCGCCCGGCAGCGGGAGGCCGACGAGTTCTATGCCACCGTGATTCCGCCTGCGATCCAGGCCGATGGCGATCGCGCCAACGTGATGCGCCAGGCCCTGGCGGGCATGATGTGGACCAAGCAGTACTTCTACTACGACCTCGACCTGTGGCTGCGGGAGCGCGGCGTCACCCCCTGGACCCCGGTGATCGACAAGAGCCACGTGCGCAACAGCGAGTGGTTTCACATGATGAACGACGACATTGTGTCGATGCCCGACAAGTGGGAGTACCCCTGGTACGCGGCGTGGGATCTGGCCTTCCACGTCATCCCCATCAGCCTGATCGACCCCGACTTTGCCAAGTCGCAGCTGATGCTGATGCTGCGGGAAGACTACCTCCACCCCAACGGCCAAATTCCGGCCTACGAGTGGAACTTTGGCGATGTCAACCCGCCGGTCCACGCCTTTGCCACCTGGGAGATCTACGTGCGCGATCGCGAGCGCAACAACGGGGTGGGCGATCTGGACTTTCTCAAGTACGCCTTCTCCAAGCTGCTGATCAACTTCACCTGGTGGGTCAACCGCAAGGACGAGGGCGGCAACAACATCTTTGAGGGCGGCTTTTTGGGCCTCGACAACATCGGCGTGTTTGATCGCAGCTCGCCCCTGCCCACCGGGGGCCGCCTGGAGCAGGCCGACGGCACCAGCTGGATGGTGTTTTTCAGCCAGCGCATGTTCCAGATTGCGGTGGAGCTGGCCCTGCACGACCCCCTCTACGAGGACCTGGCGATCAAGTTTTTTGAGCACACCATGTGGATCGCCGGGGCGATGGACCGCATCGGTGAGCACGAAGACGAGCTGTGGGACGAGGAGGACGGGTTCTTCTACGATGTGCTGCGGCTACCCGACGGCAAAGCCCTGCGGCTAAAGGTGCGATCGCTGGTGGGCCTGCTCTCGCTGATGGCGGTAGCCGTCTTTCCCCAGGAGGCGTTTGAAAAGCTGCCTCGCTTCAACGCCCGGGCGCGGGAGTTCATCCGCCGCCACCCGGAGCTGTGCGGCAATGTGCACCTGCCCTATGAACCGGGAGTGCGCGATCGCCTGATGCTCTCCATCCTCAACGAAACCAAGCTGCGGCGGGTACTCTCCCGCATGTTCGACGAGGCCGAGTTCCTCAGCGACTACGGCATTCGCTCCCTGTCGCGCCACCACCTGGAGCACCCCTACACCTTCTACCACCAGGGGGTGGAGTACAAAGTCGGCTATGTGCCCGGCGACTCCACCTCGGGCATGTTTGGCGGCAACTCCAACTGGCGCGGGCCGATCTGGATGCCTGTCAACCTGCTGCTGCTGCGGGCCTTGCTGCAGCTCTACAGCTACTACGGCGACGATTTCAAAATGGAGTACCCCACTGGCTCCGGCGACTACAAAACGCTGTTTGAAATTACCCAGTGCATCAGTGAGCGCTTAGTCAGCATCTTTACCCGGGATGCAAACGGTCGCCGCCCGGTCTACGGCGGGGCCGAGAAGTTCCAGAACGACCCCCACTGGCGGGATCTGATTCTGTTCTACGAATACTTCCACGGCGACGATGGCTCCGGCATTGGAGCCAGCCACCAGACCGGGTGGACCGGCTGCATCGCCCGAGTGATTCAGGCCCTGGGCTACTTCACCCCCGAATCGGTGCTCGACACGATCTCGCCCGGGAATCTGAGTACCTATAATCAGTCAGATCTATGA